One genomic window of Garra rufa chromosome 2, GarRuf1.0, whole genome shotgun sequence includes the following:
- the nvl gene encoding nuclear valosin-containing protein-like has protein sequence MMKNRGALNIDQRLKHRVQQYLKSHNDPYVDISAMASEIQQQFRIEYGRRNRTAFRIQVEKVHAAICSESDISVLENKHLAKRARRNQEDGDDSHVTEHSTDSEDDIPEHEHTNHMNSSLTSLYQRGASNPQKNDGWVIDKTGNREEEENIFIDLCEEESSTAKQRGSSTLQKEKKSKSRKLKREKKDKNDVDAEIIAAIQAKKNGCLCGSQLPDGERLLGLR, from the exons ATGATGAAGAACCGCGGTGCTTTAAATATAGACCAGAGACTCAAACACAGAGTCCAGCAG TATCTGAAGTCACATAATGACCCGTATGTGGACATTTCAGCAATGGCTTCAGAGATTCAGCAGCAGTTCAG GATTGAGTACGGCCGGAGGAACAGGACGGCTTTCAGGATTCAAGTGGAAAAAG TGCATGCGGCGATATGCAGCGAGTCTGACATCTCTGTCCTGGAAAACAAACATTTGGCCAAAAGAGCGAGACGCAACCAAGAGGACGG GGACGACAGTCACGTCACAGAGCACAGCACAGACAGTGAAGACGATATTCCTGAGCATGAA CACACGAATCACATGAACAGCTCGCTGACGTCCCTCTATCAGAGAGGAGCGAGTAACCCTCAGAAGAACGACGGCTGGGTCATCGATAAGACTGGAAacagagaggaggaggagaacaTCTTCATCGATCTGTGTGAGGAAGAGTCCAGCACTGCG AAGCAGAGAGGTTCATCAACACTGCAGAAGGAAAAGAAGTCAAAGAGCAGAAAACTCAAGAGAGAGAAGAAGGACAAGAATGACGTAGATGCAGAAATCATTGCCGCGATACAGGCTAAAAAGA ACGGTTGCCTGTGTGGATC
- the LOC141325565 gene encoding uncharacterized protein has protein sequence MINELTSYYTSRKKCSQDPLQKNGKKDQSPLKTSCLISSPAVKVDSVASAQKKVIMVDQDAPLDLSLRKVKVEDVEQDGVLDLSTKSFNKDHASLRNSNVSPSTHLVKRDSIDLSLAQTKDLQSVNTLEQFMSKLCLHHQRQIVDALGFLQSEVNTVAPSNYFQAPTPDLSEKQATTSCNYALLETRSENQWSERACSVDAAMSITKTQESCVVRTSQKPTAEVLKADVSSIARVMTEKQVDHGKMEVLSSSSCGTGVECGSSPTKSFVMTKTTTDKLGAKKVLGSSIKQISSSNSVKKCLCSAEQCLPTCTAESDHKDLSKRSQKCSFAQSEDVVVVSPSTVQKTLHIVSPISSRTARKSRHGSCIGQRNGSLSCLINDSDSYCDLVFIRKSITECQPQSRSRLHPRQNARKSTRGHKYVEESLELKTVRTLARIGDCGANCLACMPDMHTLVIPKQVLSKSGSVPLVNTPFAGDCMKNVIPKLSSEQMAENEMPGDVVKVTSLDLMVETSQTGKSESNGQIFSELSGKQNELTMQPDLISEALCCTLNAVVQEQRIDMVEETTETTELTVQKEGCDSQLGPMPEEVICGTESKAEEDKSLEPSLIPVSPNMAKKGSTDEVNVEPENEGDIKPTEVETAADVQEQSEASEMMANTEEDRGAQEQVLHDTGSNLQTVNSSELPVRNQEDSAVSSLNEVTTVQPLVKSQEKDVDLCTSKVLNAKHPVSSDRCLRSRSSKASADVTKESMKCGASELVDHANDKSPKMHSTERNVHTEQEPDLKAVDVLETSQELPAAKPCNSVVVDNAVKTRTKSRTATTVVRDEQLSPAIRVNNDLSAEVLPETVSTTSTTESGKHHKLKNQASESTERMPLRNKSSPVELPVSGPCSPSKKSPPSSENMLLRSRSNTEGLLSSKSISLTEGHSEKQGQVSLKSEQATNRDLCTSSEGVTHMPLRSRTINSAKPTVTSDSPVKSSVKSLISEQPVSSNSSTTCRKTEANGHMPLRSSGSLVAEQPCNSKSAVVDASESPGRMSLRRVNVSNTEKPCGSSTSPSKNKRPLRPQRVSASSSGEAEESPLSSKPKIQNQKQMEAQLRGSSNLPNESFRIASLQRTEPVVCNPSKFLEVLRGEEHQQLISNLNSKFDKMHKSWVPLDKEGQPAPKPKNKADRLKEIWKSKRRARKSRPLEQQKLSPVQMLFMKPFDLPSICRWFLQSTETKSLVIVKKVNTRLPSETQLCFHSSTAGAGSSHGIFPSLQAERLKKHLKKFAIASPVKNNPKNQRLLSKALGQGISAIRSKEKHEPTTATRICTKAQSLAGVTLPQAPESLPATTGGAKNPASARILRKYSNMREKLQVQQNKKSKEKTFKGARLKAAMLPKKANKQKLPSRKGSKSAVVQRISSLTKKAKTNSALKQRALKRNPCHKDGAPPKRLQALKRMKKAIGGLDKNHRPNTLSKKRTLIKTGTDKAQQVKASLTKVDSKKPVIQKGPNNSELQSLDVDVKPLTLEDQVLTRSQRKMEGTPSQTGSPKSSTKRGLEPLVTPSKRTRTSKP, from the exons ATGATTAATGAGCTAACTTCATATTATACCTCAAGAAAAAAGTGCTCTCAGGACCCCCTTCAGAAAAATGGAAAAAAGGACCAAAGCCCTCTGAAAACTAGTTGTCTCATTTCATCCCCTGCTGTCAAAGTAGACTCTGTTGCTTCTGCTCAGAAAAAGGTCATCATGGTGGACCAAGATGCCCCGCTGGACCTCTCTCTGAGAAAGGTCAAAGTAGAGGACGTTGAGCAAG ATGGAGTTCTTGACCTTTCGACTAAGAGTTTTAACAAAGATCATGCATCTTTAAGGAATTCTAATGTCAGCCCatctacacatttggtcaaaag GGACTCCATCGACCTGAGTCTTGCTCAAACAAAAGATCTACAGTCTGTGAACACTTTGGAACAGTTCATGTCAAAGCTGTGTTTGCATCACCAGCGTCAAATAGTTGATGCATTAGGCTTCTTACAAAGCGAAGTCAATACCGTGGCTCCTTCCAACTATTTCCAAGCACCAACTCCAGATTTGTCTGAGAAGCAGGCGACAACCAGCTGCAATTATGCATTACTTGAAACCAGGTCTGAGAATCAGTGGTCTGAGAGAGCATGCTCTGTTGATGCTGCTATGAGCATTACTAAGACTCAAGAGTCATGTGTTGTCAGGACCAGTCAAAAGCCTACCGCAGAGGTTTTAAAGGCGGATGTTTCCAGTATAGCACGTGTAATGACTGAAAAACAAGTAGACCATGGCAAGATGGAAGTTTTGTCATCTTCGTCTTGTGGAACTGGTGTTGAGTGTGGAAGCTCTCCAACAAAATCTTTCGTCATGACAAAGACAACTACTGATAAGCTGGGAGCAAAAAAAGTGTTAGGTTCAAGCATTAAACAAATTTCAAGTAGCAATTCTGTGAAGAAGTGTCTATGCAGTGCTGAGCAATGCTTGCCAACTTGTACCGCGGAGTCTgatcacaaggatttatcgaaaCGCTCACAGAAGTGCTCTTTTGCACAAAGCGAAGATGTTGTTGTTGTAAGTCCCTCCACCGTTCAAAAGACATTGCATATTGTTTCACCAATATCCTCAAGAACAGCAAGGAAAAGCAGACACGGTTCTTGCATTGGGCAAAGGAATGGCTCTTTAAGTTGTCTCATAAATGATTCCGATAGCTACTGTGACCTAGTGTTTATAAGAAAATCAATAACGGAATGTCAGCCTCAATCGCGTAGTCGACTGCATCCACGACAGAATGCCCGGAAGAGCACAAGAGGGCACAAATATGTGGAAGAGTCCTTGGAACTAAAAACCGTCCGTACGCTAGCTCGTATAGGGGACTGCGGTGCGAATTGTCTAGCTTGTATGCCAGACATGCACACCTTAGTGATTCCGAAGCAGGTCCTTTCTAAGTCTGGCAGTGTTCCTCTAGTAAACACGCCCTTTGCAGGGGACTGCATGAAAAATGTTATTCCAAAATTATCATCGGAGCAGATGGCAGAGAATGAAATGCCAGGAGATGTTGTAAAAGTAACAAGTCTTGATCTGATGGTTGAAACCAGTCAGACAGGTAAATCTGAAAGTAATGGCCAAATTTTCAGTGAGCTATCAGGTAAACAGAATGAATTAACCATGCAACCAGATTTGATCTCAGAAGCTCTCTGTTGTACTTTGAATGCAGTAGTGCAGGAACAACGCATAGACATGGTAGAAGAAACTACCGAAACAACAGAACTCACTGTACAGAAAGAAGGATGTGACTCCCAATTGGGGCCCATGCCAGAAGAGGTTATATGTGGTACAGAAAGTAAAGCTGAGGAGGATAAATCCTTGGAGCCATCACTGATCCCTGTATCCCCTAACATGGCCAAAAAGGGCTCTACTGATGAAGTCAATGTGGAACCAGAAAATGAGGGAGACATAAAGCCCACAGAAGTCGAGACAGCAGCAGATGTCCAGGAACAATCAGAGGCATCAGAAATGATGGCAAACACTGAGGAGGATAGAGGTGCTCAGGAGCAAGTTTTGCATGACACTGGAAGTAATCTCCAAACCGTGAACTCTTCTGAACTACCAGTGAGGAATCAAGAGGATTCAGCAGTGTCCAGTCTGAATGAAGTCACTACTGTACAACCGCTTGTAAAAAGTCAAGAGAAGGATGTGGATCTGTGTACCTCAAAAGTTTTGAATGCAAAACATCCAGTGTCTTCGGACAGATGCTTGCGTAGTAGAAGTTCAAAAGCCAGTGCTGATGTAACAAAAGAGTCTATGAAGTGTGGTGCTTCTGAACTTGTTGATCATGCCAATGATAAAAGCCCAAAGATGCATTCTACTGAAAGAAATGTGCATACTGAGCAGGAGCCCGATTTGAAAGCTGTAGACGTTCTTGAAACATCACAGGAGCTCCCTGCTGCCAAACCTTGTAACAGTGTGGTTGTAGATAATGCAGTCAAAACAAGAACAAAATCCAGAACTGCAACAACTGTTGTGAGAGATGAGCAACTGAGTCCAGCCATCAGAGTGAATAATGATTTGTCAGCTGAGGTTCTTCCAGAGACTGTAAGCACCACCTCTACCACAGAGAGTGGAAAACACCACAAACTGAAAAATCAAGCCTCTGAAAGCACTGAACGAATGCCACTTAGAAATAAAAGTAGTCCTGTTGAGCTACCTGTTAGCGGACCCTGTTCACCCAGCAAAAAGTCCCCACCAAGCTCTGAAAATATGCTTTTGAGAAGCAGAAGTAACACTGAAGGGCTTTTAAGTAGCAAGTCGATTAGTCTGACAGAAGGCCATTCAGAGAAGCAAGGGCAGGTGTCTTTAAAAAGTGAGCAGGCAACTAATAGAGATTTATGTACATCTTCCGAGGGAGTAACGCATATGCCTCTACGAAGCAGAACTATTAACTCAGCTAAACCGACTGTTACTAGCGATTCTCCTGTTAAAAGTTCCGTTAAAAGTTTGATCAGTGAACAACCTGTCAGTTCAAACTCAAGTACTACCTGTAGAAAAACCGAGGCCAATGGGCACATGCCCTTAAGGAGCAGTGGCAGTTTAGTTGCAGAACAGCCCTGTAACAGCAAATCTGCTGTTGTAGATGCATCAGAGAGCCCTGGACGCATGTCGTTGAGAAGAGTGAATGTATCTAATACTGAAAAGCCGTGTGGCTCATCAACATCCCCTAGTAAAAATAAACGTCCTCTGAGACCGCAAAGGGTTTCAGCATCTTCAAGTGGGGAAGCTGAAGAGAGCCCCTTGAGTTCAAAACCTAAAATCCAAAATCAGAAGCAAATGGAGGCCCAGTTAAGAGGCTCATCGAATTTGCCAAATGAATCCTTCCGCATAGCAAGTCTTCAGAGGACTGAACCTGTTGTTTGCAATCCCTCTAAATTTTTGGAGGTGCTAAGGGGCGAAGAACACCAGCAGTTGATTTCGAATTTAAATTCAAAGTTTGATAAAATGCACAAAAGTTGGGTTCCATTGGACAAGGAGGGTCAACCTGCACCAAAACCCAAAAACAAGGCGGACAGGCTTAAAGAAATCTGGAAAAGCAAACGCAGAGCGCGCAAGTCAAGGCCACTGGAGCAACAGAAGTTATCCCCCGTGCAAATGCTATTCATGAAGCCCTTTGACTTGCCCAGTATCTGCAGGTGGTTCCTACAGTCAACTGAAACTAAATCACTGGTAATTGTTAAGAAGGTGAACACCAGACTTCCTTCTGAAACACAGTTGTGTTTTCACAGTTCGACAGCGGGAGCAGGGTCCTCTCACGGGATATTTCCGAGCCTCCAGGCCGAACGCTTGAAGAAGCACCTGAAAAAGTTTGCTATTGCATCACCGGTGAAGAATAACCCCAAGAATCAAAGGCTACTTTCAAAAGCTTTAGGTCAGGGTATTTCTGCGATAAGGAGTAAAGAAAAGCACGAACCGACAACTGCCACACGAATCTGTACAAAGGCACAGAGTCTTGCTGGAGTGACGCTGCCGCAGGCTCCCGAGAGCCTTCCCGCGACCACAGGCGGTGCAAAAAATCCAGCGAGTGCTAGAATTCTTCGGAAATATTCTAACATGCGCGAGAAACTTCAGGTTCAGCAAAACAAGAAAAGCAAAGAGAAAACTTTCAAAGGTGCTCGTTTGAAGGCGGCGATGCTTCCAAAGAAAGCCAACAAACAAAAACTGCCGTCACGTAAAGGGTCAAAGTCTGCGGTGGTTCAGAGGATCTCATCTCTGACCAAGAAGGCAAAAACAAACTCTGCCCTCAAACAGAGGGCTTTGAAAAGGAACCCGTGTCACAAAGACGGTGCCCCTCCAAAGAGGTTGCAGGCACTCAAAAGAATGAAAAAAGCCATTGGTGGTCTTGACAAAAACCATCGGCCAAACACCTTGAGTAAAAAACGGACACTGATCAAAACTGGAACTGATAAGGCACAGCAGGTGAAAGCAAGTCTGACTAAAGTTGACTCAAAGAAACCGGTGATTCAGAAAGGTCCTAATAATTCAGAATTGCAATCTTTAGATGTGGACGTTAAACCACTGACTTTGGAAGACCAAGTGTTAACTAGGTCACAAAGAAAGATGGAAGGCACCCCTTCGCAGACTGGCTCTCCCAAATCCTCCACAAAGCGAGGCTTGGAACCACTGGTTACTCCTTCAAAACGTACTAGGACCTCAAAACCATGA
- the LOC141325968 gene encoding ligand-dependent nuclear receptor corepressor-like protein, whose product MASSCTKRVCTNEEFIRREADSWGSELIRSVGLYNISEVFRETQVLWDLGALKDCKPASVSNWSFDENCIYCCLRREKVKEHVVALTKQIVESGGKPLLGKDPSNISRLERQSEEFLDAVLHRKGKYTNT is encoded by the exons ATGGCGAGTTCGTGCACGAAGCGGGTCTGCACGAATGAGGAGTTTATTCGCCGGGAAGCGGATAGCTGGGGCTCTGAACTCATTCGCAGTGTGG GTCTTTACAATATCTCGGAAGTGTTTCGTGAAACACAAGTTCTGTGGGATCTTGGTGCTTTAAAAG ATTGTAAGCCTGCAAGTGTGTCAAATTGGTCATTTGATGAAAATTGCATTTACTGCTGCTTAAGACGAGAAAAAGTGAAG GAACATGTAGTTGCACTCACCAAACAAATTGTGGAAAGTGGAGGAAAACCTTTACTAGGTAAAGATCCTTCTAATATCAGCAGACTTGAGCGGCAATCGGAGGAGTTCCTGGATGCAGTGTTACACAGGAAAGGCAAGTATACCAACACATAG